ATCAGTCAGAATGCATATTTCTGATCTGCACTGTAACAGCTAGGAACACGTTTCTTACTTCAGACCTCCACCTGCTGCCTGACTAGCAGCTTCTGTTATGAGATTCCAAAGATCACACAGTTATCTAGAATTTTaacatacatttaaaattaaagaggTTCTGATAACTTCTGTAATGACGTAAGAGACAACATTAAGAACAGATAAAGTCAGACTCAGTAAAAAGAAGAGACAACTGACAGAAAGGGATAAAAAGCACAAGATACATTAACCAGCAACATTTTCAGCTCACCACACAGCATCTTCCCAATGCTTGCACTCATAAGAAGATGTTGGTTTACAGCACCCACAATTAACTTACAGACCAAGCACAAAGTCAACAGGCAAAGAGAGGCCTGAATCTACGCTAAACACAAGGTATGCAGTTGCCTCAGCTTTTCCCAAGTAAAAGGTGACTAACTCTACACATACATGTGCGTACACACTCGTCAGCCTCATCTAAATCAGCAATACTTTCCTGAAGGTTCCCACCTGTAAAAGCAAGGGCCAGAGAAAGTGCATAAACACAGCGCTGGAAACAGCTCATTTCTAAACCACTAGATCCCCCAGACCTCACCCAATCATACCTGTTCCTATGTCTACCATTTGTTCTCTCCAGTACTCCCACTGCTAGAAGAGGCTTCTTATGCTAGtgtgtattttttcctaaaatatccCTGTTAGAAGCAGTTTCTAGCAGTGTACATCTCTGCAGATAACCAACTTTTACAGAGTTTTGCAGCTGTTCTACTTACTTCAAATTACTCTAAAATTTTAGGTGGTAGCCTTGGTCTTAAAATAACTTGGAAAACATCCTGTTTATGTGTAATCAAATGCTAAGCCTATAATGTATTAATAAATGTACAATAGTAGACATTAGTATTGACTACTACCACAATAAACAGTTTCCCAAGCAAGCATGATCCAACAAAGTGAAGAATCAATTTAGTTGTGCAAACACATCAGAACACCCTAGGATATCCACAGCCTCAAAATAAAACGTTGAAAATTTCAGGAACACTTACATTGACATGACTTGACGATGATGTTCTTCCTGACATGGTTTTctctactggaaaaaaaatacgaagaaaaaaaaagaaacttaacAATTTCTGGTTTATTGATTAAGAGGCAAGTAGAACCACAGTAGTAGGCActaagaaagaacaaaaaaataatttttcagcaaTCTAGAACAAAGAAACCACATTCATAACATGGATCAGGTTGCCCAAAGCCTATTCAACCTGACCTTGAAgactcccagggatgggacatccactgcttctctgggcaacctgttccagtctCACCATTCACATTGTAAAAAATCAATCTACACCTACCCTCTTTCAATTTATGACCACTCCATCTTGCCCTGTCACTACAGGCCTTGGTAATAAGTAATTGACAGCAATACACCTGGGCAAGGCTCTGGATTGTTAGTATAGActaaatttttaatgaaattgtcCTAGAATCTATCCTTAGTTATGACATTTACTGATTAACTCCTTGCTGCAGGCACACAACTAATAAGAAGTTCACACTTAGACTATAGAGTGAAAAGGAGTAAAAGAGGACATCTGTACCACTGCAAGGGCTCCTAGAATAAGTAATAGACAAGGAATCCTGTTAAACCTACAAACTTCATCACTAAAAGAACACAGCCTCAGAGATTCCAGCATTTATAGGTATTCTCTTTATACATATTCTATATGACACTGGCATAAGACCTCAAAAGATTACAGCTAGTTTGCAGTCTCTCGAGAAGGCAAGTTCGGGGACTTTTACTTATCTCggaggtttttttaagttaagAGCCATAGGCCCGCAGGGTGGGGAAGGGACCGATAAAGAAAAGCCAAAGCAGTGCCTGTTCCGACGCCTGCGAGGAGGAAGCGCGGACGCACGGGGCCCGCCTGACGGCTCGGGGGAGCGGCACCCCCAGGAGCGGCAGCGAGCGAGCTGCACCGCCTGAGCCCGGCCCGGCACCGGGCCCCGAGCTCCGCACCCCGGCTCCCCCCGCTGGGAAGGGAACAGCTTCCCTCTGGCAAACCCGCAAATCCCGACGGCCTGAGCCAGCAATTCCACCTTTTCACACTCTCTCCTCAGGCTTCTCCCAGAGACGCAGCAACGCCGCCACCAGCCCTCCCTCCGTCCCTCGGTGCCCTCCGCTCAACCGCGCTGCCGGCTCCGCTAGTTCGGGGCAGACACCGCGGCCTCCCCCAGAACGCTGCCGGCGGGCTGTAGCCCTGccttcctcccccctcccccgccGAAGGGCCGGCAGCGGGCGGGAGGGAACGGCCCCAGTATCAGCCCCGGCACTCACCGCCACTCCGGAGCTGTTTacccgggccggccccgccgccgcgccgccgcctgCGCAGCTTCCCCGGCTACTTCCGGGCCGGGCACCGCCCCGCTGGGCCGTGCCGGAGCCACCGCCCGGCCGCGGCCCCTCAGGCCCTCCGAGCTTTAATCTGCTCGGGATGAGCTCCGTACTGACCCGCTGAAAGCCACTAAAGAGCCGAGGAGCTGCATTACTTGTAAAGGAGCAATAATGAACCTAGGCTAGCCCAGGTTTAAGTTGTACCTTGCTAATGACATTTCCCTCAGCTGAGGGCAGACCCCGCCAAATTAATCAAATTAACGCCCTACCGGGGGGGGAATGCACAGCCGGGGAGAGCCCTTATAACCCTGCTGGTCGTGGTTTGCAGCCGCTGCCCTTTGAAATCCTCCTGCAACCAAGGCGAGAGGAAGATTtgttgggtggggtttttttgctgtgtttttttcagGGCAGCTTCAGAATTGTAAGTTTTCTGTGgtgctttctgctttgttttctccGTGGTAGTGGGAGTTGTAACTGGTGTGGATGAATATTTGGTTTCATACTCGAGGTGTAGCTCTAGCTTACTGTCAGGTGTGAATTACAAACATGAGGGGTTAGTTTGTAACTTGGAACTACTGGGATGCTTTAGGTGGCCACAAACCATCAGCTACTGACAGATCTTGTAGATGTATGCCCCAGTAATGAAAACTGAAACCAtgatttgggttattttttttcatacagaGGACTTGTCTAGACTCCCAGAGTGAAAAAGATTTCCATCTATGATGATGACAGATTTTACAGAAGAGCATATGGTAATATTGGGCTTTACTAGAATGAAGTGGttttaaatggaaaacaaagtAATCTTTATGGATCTTATGTAGTACTTATACTGCATTGGTGTTTACAATATGCTAAATGCTGCAACAAGTACCAGCTGAATTTACATCTGAAGCATTTTAGAATCTGACTAGAAAAgtgggaggaagggaaagagggattatttttccccaaaagcaaatttttaaaactaagGTAGCAATTGTCAAGGCCATTGTAAATGCAATATTCAAGATTTTATATACTAGCATATAAAACCTTGAATATtgcatttatatatatagacaGTGAAATACAAACAGCTATCAATGCTGATTTAGAATGCAGACTTACAACAAAGAAGTGCATGCATTATGCAGCTGTATCTGGAACAACCTGTAATTGCTACTTTTTAATTCTATAATTAATTGTGTTACTACAATAAAATCAGTTCTCTGGGCTAATAAGTATATAATTCTAAGCTACTATTTAAGTAAACTCCAAAATGATAACCTATCATTAATTGCCtcaaaacttttcattttgtaTCCTGAAGGCAATTTTAGGAAGGAAAGTCATATGTGCACTTCATGTAAaactgtgtttgtttgtttgtgcttCCTGAAATCTTCAGCAACCATTCACAATGCTTTGTAAAGTAGATGTTCAGGGTTTAATTTGGAATCACACATCCTTGTTttggaactggaaaaaaaatgttgctgttAGTAGCTGAAGTAAAAGAATAGTAATCTCCTGTTCAGAGTATGCTGGGAAATTAGTCTCTCCAATCTTTTAGGGGTGAGGAGGGAAAGGGACTGAGAGGTGGTCCCCGGCATGCCACTCCAAGGAAAAGGCACCTACCTATTTCTAATTCTTACAGAAAGCTTTCTGCCTTTCTTCAAATGCATCTTTCCTTAAAATATGCCCATTTTTCACCCAGTTGGTCTCATGGGAACAACAATTGGAATATCGGTAGTTTCTTTCCCACTAAGTATTATCTCTTTTGCATTAATTGCCCATATTTCAGTAGTATAGCAAACAGACTGTTTTCCCATCTCCTTTGTGTCTTTCATGCCTTCCTGCAGAATGAAAAAATCATAGATGAATGGGTGCCCTTGCattttctttgtgctgtttcCATTTCAAGAAACTGGCAAGAGAGTAATAAATGGACTATATATCATAGCATatgatttttcccctttttctatGTGTACTGATTATATGAGGTAAAAAAGGAGAAGGCATAATTTTCTAGCCTGCTCTCTATTATTTAGAAGACAGGAATGACCATGAAGAGAGGACTTAATAACACTGGCCCAGTGGAGattacttaaaaagaaaatacatatggtgttttatgtgttgaaaagcaaaaatgtttttgtttggttttgtttggggttttttgtttttttttttttttttttttaatttaggagtgtaagaaataattttgctaaGCACCTTACCTCAAGGAAACTTGCATTCCTTGAAAGAGTTGGGTTCCAAATCAAGTCGCTTACATGAAAATATTCAGATCCCTTTTTGTCCTAGTAACTGGCTTTATCAAATGGTACAGTGACTTTTAATATAGAATGTAATTTACTGTGTTCTATAAAACTTCTTTTAGTTCAGCAAGAAAAACTTAAAGGTATACAGTCTAACTTGCCAAATGTGACTTGATTCAGACcgtttacaggaaaaaaaaattactgtattaGGGCTAAACTCCTGTAAAGGTAGGATTCTGACCACACCAAAGGTTATACCCTGTTTGCTGTTCTACAGCCAGTGACAGTCAGTAGTAGATTGAAGAATTACTAGGAAAATAGAAGGTTATGCTAAACTTAATTTTTCGGCTGCTCAAAAATCACTTTCTGGTATAATTCATTTCAGTCATAAGAGATAATCTGAATTTGGAGATCTCAGGCCAACCTCATGATAGTTTGCTGCCTGgactttcttttctcctgctcctcagtgGCTACTTTATTCTGTCATCCATTCCTCTATTTCCATGTGGCAAGTTCTTGCAAAGATGAATGACTCATTAGAGTGATTAGCAGAAAGCAAGCACCTCATTATTATCTGTTCTAGTGCAGCTGAAGGTAGAACAACATGGAGAGTATGCTGGTACACAAGCAACAGGAAGGTTTAAGTCCGTAGTAAGCACagcttattttctttaaaagctcaGGATGCAGTTATGACGCTTGGACTATGTCCAGCTGCCTAGGCCTGTATTTCAAAGGTGGCCTTGAAACTCAGTGGAGTTCCAAGATAATGGCTAGGAGACAGCACAATAAAAGTTGTTCAAGTGAACAATGAGCCATGTACATGTGCCTCCTTCTTAAAGCCCTTAATTCAAACTACCTTAACAGATCTTTAAATAAACATGCTCCTTACAAATTTTTAACTACCAAACTGAAATAAGGTGTAATAAAGGCAGAGGAGTTACTGCTGTTGGAACTTTGAAACTGACATCTCTAAGAGGTTTTAGAAGCAGCTGGTTTGCTATACATCACCATGAAATACTCTGGTTTAACAAGTATTTAATTTGTAACAGTTTTTAAATCTAAATTCTAAtgcagggaggggtggggagacAGGTGTTGTGTGGAGGTCTATCACTACTTAAGAAGACAATAATAGTCTTCTTAATTTGTAGTGGTTACAAATACAGCGTGAACTCAGTTTGAGGAAACTAACAGAGGGTTCCAAGTATCAAGAGGAACTAAAATATGACTTCAATAGAAAAGGGGAACTGAGGCACCTGGATACAAATGAGTCCTTTGTTTTCAATTACTACAAGAATGGACATGAGCAGAATCATGAACGCTACGAAGTTCTGGGACATTCTATTACCCAGTATGTTTATGAGCTCCTGGAAAGAGTCTGCATGCTGCAGAAGGTTTATATTCCTACAGATGCTACAGAGGATGAACCAAGAAGCTTCTTTTTCATGAGCAAGGATGCATTAACAACTTCCTCTAGCCTAATTATCTTTCTTCAAGACCATGGAGCTTTTTGTGCTGGACAGTGGGGGCAAAGGGCAATTGTCAGTGAGGGCTTGAAACATGGAACACAAATACCATTCATCAAAatggccctgcagagccactggGAAGTGATTGTACTGAACCCCAATGACAATTTCACTGATATGAACACTGAAAAGGAGAGATTTTCTGTCAGACAGTCTGCCTGTTCGATCCCCAAGAGGGGTAGCAGCAGCCCCGAAGAGCACACTGTGTATGTATGGGATCATTTCATTGCAAAGAGTGCAGCCAGCAACGTGGCCTTCATTGCCCATGGCTATGGTGGGTTGGTGTTTGTTGATCTGCTGGTGCAGAGAAAACGTGAGGTGATGAATAAAGTGTACTCTGTGGCATTCATTGACTCCACACACAACATACAGCATCAGAGCAGACACGATCCAGAAATACAGGAATGGATACACAAAAACTGCCGAGAATGGGTGTCAAACAGCAAACCCCTAAATAAAACTGTGCACTTTCTCATGAGAGTAAATTGTCCTACTTTCTCTGCTGGAACAGAAAAGTATGGTTTAGCACCCTCCTGCTGTTTACAACCCATCTTTAAGTACTTGAAGAGCATGCTGAAAGCCAAGATCACAAGAGCCTTGAGGAATTCACCTGTTGAAACCAGAAGCAGCACAAGAAAGAAGACAGGCAATTAATAAAGGTACACTGGTTTGTTCTTGATAGTGGTCTCTTCCTTTCATAAGTGCCTCTGCACGTTTCAGTCACTTAAGCACCTTCATCTCACTGTGGAGAAAATCACAGTTCTAAGTTTGAAACTAT
The nucleotide sequence above comes from Molothrus aeneus isolate 106 chromosome 2, BPBGC_Maene_1.0, whole genome shotgun sequence. Encoded proteins:
- the LOC136568053 gene encoding putative protein ARB2BP; this encodes MDQVAQSLFNLTLKTPRDGTSTASLGNLFQSHHSHCKKSIYTYPLSIYDHSILPCHYRPWVGKGPIKKSQSSACSDACEEEARTHGARLTARGSGTPRSGSERAAPPEPGPAPGPELRTPAPPAGKGTASLWQTRKSRRPEPAIPPFHTLSSGFSQRRSNAATSPPSVPRCPPLNRAAGSASSGQTPRPPPERCRRAVALPSSPLPRRRAGSGREGTAPVSAPALTATPELFTRAGPAAAPPPAQLPRLLPGRAPPRWAVPEPPPGRGPSGPPSFNLLGMSSWLQIQRELSLRKLTEGSKYQEELKYDFNRKGELRHLDTNESFVFNYYKNGHEQNHERYEVLGHSITQYVYELLERVCMLQKVYIPTDATEDEPRSFFFMSKDALTTSSSLIIFLQDHGAFCAGQWGQRAIVSEGLKHGTQIPFIKMALQSHWEVIVLNPNDNFTDMNTEKERFSVRQSACSIPKRGSSSPEEHTVYVWDHFIAKSAASNVAFIAHGYGGLVFVDLLVQRKREVMNKVYSVAFIDSTHNIQHQSRHDPEIQEWIHKNCREWVSNSKPLNKTVHFLMRVNCPTFSAGTEKYGLAPSCCLQPIFKYLKSMLKAKITRALRNSPVETRSSTRKKTGN